The Kribbella shirazensis genomic interval GTATCGGCGCCGGGACGGACGCTGCGGTCTCGTCCGACGCCGCCGGCGCCGCCGCGCTCGTGATGATGCTGGTGGGCGGCGTACTCGTGCTGATCTTCGGTATCCGGCTCGTGCTCGCCGGGACTGTCGTACTGATGGAGGGCCGGCATGCGCCGGACATCGGGCTGTACATCCCTGTGCGCGTGGGGGTGTGGGGCGCGCTGCGGCGGTCGTGGCAGCTGGTGAAGGGCAAGTTCTGGCGGGTGTTCGGGATCCTGCTGTTCGGCGGGCTGGTGGTGAACATCATCGGGTACGCGCTGCAGTTCGGGGCGAGCGCGCTGTTGATCACGGTCAGCGGCTGGGCCGGTTCCGACGACAGCACCGCGGCCACGGTCGTGACGATCGTGCTCGGCGTGGCGGTGGCGGTCGCGACCCTGATGACGCTGATCGCGAGCCTGGCCTTCATGTCCGCCGTACAGGCCCTCATTTACCTCGACCTCCGGGTACGGCGAGAAGGTCTCGACCTGTGGATGCGGCCCGCGCTGTGGTCCGGTGAGGGCGCGTGATCCTCTTCCCGCTGGAGCCGCCGGTCGACATCGACCGGGACCAGGCCGCTCAGGAGGCCGCCAAGGAGCTGTCCAAGTCGACGTACCGGGACTCCGGCTCGCTGATCGAGCGGGCCTTCGGCGAGGTCATGGAGTGGATCGGGGACCTGCTGGACAGTCTCACCGGATCCTCACCGAACGGCCACGCCGGTCTGGCCATGCTGATCGGTTTGCTGGTGCTGATCATGGTTGTGGTGCTCTGGCGCGCCGGTGTGTTGCGTACCAGTCACAAGACGAAGTCACAGGCCGTCTTCGACACTGCACGGCCGCAGAGCGCAGCGGAGTACCGTGCACTGGCCGAGCGGGAGGCGGCGTCCGGTGACTTCGCATTGGCGATCCGCAGTCGCTTCCGCGCGTGCGTGGCCGAGCTGACCGAACGGACCGTGCTGGACGAGCGCCCTGGACGGACGGCGTACGAGGTGGTCGCTGACGCGTCCCAGGCAGCACCAGTACTGCGTGACGTGCTGCAGCCCGCCGCGCTGGTGTTCACGGAGGTTGTCTACGGCAACCGTCCGGGAACGCCGCAGCGGTACGCCGCCGTGGTGGCTGCTGACGACGCTGCGAGGACTGCTCGGGTGACCGTATGAGTACGTCGGTCGGGCGGAGCGTTGGTGAGAGCTGGCGGGCGCTCCGGACGCCCCTGCTGGTCACAGGTCTCATCGTGCTCGCTGCGATCGGCGTCCTGATCGCTACGTCTGCCCGGACGTCAGGACCTTTCAGCCCCGACTCCACCGACTCTGACGGGGCACGTGCCCTGGCTGCGTTGCTGGAGGACCACAACGTCTCGGTGCACAGCACGGAGTCGCTGGACGACGCCGTACAGCCAGGTGACGGCAAGGCCCTCATCATCGGGCCGTCTGGTTCGCTCGACGAGTCCGACTGGCGCAGGATCGCCGATGCGCGGTGGAGCCACGTCATCCTGATTCGTCCGAGCAGCCGGGCGCTGGAGGCCCTGGCGCCGGGCGTGCGACCGACAGGTGAGTCGCTGGCGTCCCGCAGTCGTGAGGCACGCTGCGACCTTCCGGCCGCGGTCAAGGCGGGGACGGTCACCGTCGGCGGGCGGACGTACTCCGCTCCGGACAGCGCAACTACCTGCTACGGAGACGGCATCAACAACACCCTGGTGAGGCTGGAGGTCGACGGGCGGGTCGTCGACGTCGTCGGCACGCCGGCCTCGTTCACCAACGACCAACTCGCTGAAGACGGCAATGCGGCGCTGGCCCTCAACCTGATCGGCACGCACCAGGACCTGACCTGGTACCTGCCGCAGTACGAGTCGACATACAACGGGCCTGGTGAGGACGACGGTCCGCCGCTGATCCCACCGGACGTCCGCTACATCGCCTGGGCGGTGGCGTTCGCAGTACTGGTCGTAGCGATCTGGCGGGGCCGCCGGCTCGGACCTGTCGTCGCGGAGCGGTTGCCGGTGATCGTGCACGCTGCCGAGACCACTGAAGGCAGGGCGCGGCTCTACCGCCGCTCGCGGGCCCGCGACCGAGCTGCGGCGGCGCTGCGCGAGTCGGCGCTCGGCCAGCTCCACAAGGCGCACGGCATCCCCCGGCGGGCGGATCCGTCGGCTGTGGTCGCTACGGTCGCCGCACGGACCGGCCGCGACCCAGCCATGCTGTACGAGCTGCTCTACGGTCTGCCGCCACTCACCGACGCCGCACTGATGTCCTTGTCCCAGGAACTCGACGTACTGACGCAGGAGGTACGACACCCGTGACGACTACCGAGGTCACCGCGGAGCAGGCCCGACAGGCGCTGGTCGCGCTACGGACCGAGATCGGCAAGGCGGTGGTCGGCCAGGACACCGCGGTGACCGCACTGGTGCTCGCCCTGCTCTGTCGCGGCCACGTCCTGCTGGAGGGCGTCCCCGGTACGGCGAAGACGCTGATGGTGCGGGCGTTGTCGACAGCGATGCGGCTGGACACCAAGCGGGTGCAGTTCACCCCGGACCTGATGCCTGGCGATGTCACCGGGTCGCTGGTGTACGACGCGAAGACGAGTGAGTTCGAGTTCCGACCGGGACCTGTGTTCACCAACATCCTGCTGGCGGACGAGATCAACAGGACGCCGCCGAAGACACAGGCGGCGTTGCTGGAGGCCATGGAGGAGCGGCAGGTCACCGTGGACGGTGAGCCGCGGAAGCTCCCGGTGCCGTTCGTGGTGGCGGCCACACAGAACCCTGTGGAGTACGAGGGCACGTATCCGCTGCCCGAGGCGCAGCTGGACCGCTTCCTGCTCAAGGTGACACTGGACATCCCGCCGCGGGACGCGGAGATCGCCGTACTGGCCCGGCACGCACAAGGCTTCGATCCACGAGACCTGGCCGCGGCCGGTCTGCGACCGGTGGCCGGCCCGGAGGACCTGACGGCTGGACAGAACGCAGTACGACGGGTTGCGGTCCGGGAGGACGTGCTGGCGTACGTCGTGGACCTGTGTCGCGCCACCCGCCAGTCGCCCTCGCTACAGCTGGGTGTGTCGCCGCGTGGAGCCACTGCACTGCTGGCGGTGTCGCGGGCGTGGGCGTGGCTGTCGGGCCGTGATTACGTCATTCCGGACGACGTGAAGGCGATGGCGCGTCCTTGCCTCCGGCATCGCGTCCAGGTGCGCCCCGAGGCGGAGCTCGAGGGTGTCAGCGCTGACGCAGTACTGGAGAGCGTCCTGGCGACCGTTCCGGTGCCACGCTGATGCTGGCCTTCCTCCAGGTGGTGCGCTGCTCATGGTCCTGACTGGCCGGGCCGGCATCTTGGCCGCTGCTGGGGTTGTCTTTGTCGCCCTGGTGATGCCGTCGTGGGCCGGGGTCGGCGTGGTGGTCGCCGTGGTGCTGGTCGTGTGTGTCGTGGACATGCTGCTGGCCGGGTCGCCGCGCCGGCTGCAGTTCAGTCGTGAAGGCGACAACGCCGTACGGCTGGGTGAGCCGGCTGCGGTGAACCTCCTGGTGACCAACCCGGGTCGTCGCGTGCGCGGGTTGCTGCGGGACGCGTGGCCGCCGTCGGCCGGCGTACTGGATCCGCCGCACAAGCTGGACCTGCCGTCGGGTGAGCGGCGCCGGCTGACCACGCACCTCCTGCCTACGCGACGCGGTGATCGGCACGCTGTCCGGGTGACTGTGCGGTCGATCGGGCCGCTGG includes:
- a CDS encoding DUF4129 domain-containing protein — protein: MILFPLEPPVDIDRDQAAQEAAKELSKSTYRDSGSLIERAFGEVMEWIGDLLDSLTGSSPNGHAGLAMLIGLLVLIMVVVLWRAGVLRTSHKTKSQAVFDTARPQSAAEYRALAEREAASGDFALAIRSRFRACVAELTERTVLDERPGRTAYEVVADASQAAPVLRDVLQPAALVFTEVVYGNRPGTPQRYAAVVAADDAARTARVTV
- a CDS encoding AAA family ATPase, yielding MTTTEVTAEQARQALVALRTEIGKAVVGQDTAVTALVLALLCRGHVLLEGVPGTAKTLMVRALSTAMRLDTKRVQFTPDLMPGDVTGSLVYDAKTSEFEFRPGPVFTNILLADEINRTPPKTQAALLEAMEERQVTVDGEPRKLPVPFVVAATQNPVEYEGTYPLPEAQLDRFLLKVTLDIPPRDAEIAVLARHAQGFDPRDLAAAGLRPVAGPEDLTAGQNAVRRVAVREDVLAYVVDLCRATRQSPSLQLGVSPRGATALLAVSRAWAWLSGRDYVIPDDVKAMARPCLRHRVQVRPEAELEGVSADAVLESVLATVPVPR
- a CDS encoding DUF4350 domain-containing protein; translation: MSTSVGRSVGESWRALRTPLLVTGLIVLAAIGVLIATSARTSGPFSPDSTDSDGARALAALLEDHNVSVHSTESLDDAVQPGDGKALIIGPSGSLDESDWRRIADARWSHVILIRPSSRALEALAPGVRPTGESLASRSREARCDLPAAVKAGTVTVGGRTYSAPDSATTCYGDGINNTLVRLEVDGRVVDVVGTPASFTNDQLAEDGNAALALNLIGTHQDLTWYLPQYESTYNGPGEDDGPPLIPPDVRYIAWAVAFAVLVVAIWRGRRLGPVVAERLPVIVHAAETTEGRARLYRRSRARDRAAAALRESALGQLHKAHGIPRRADPSAVVATVAARTGRDPAMLYELLYGLPPLTDAALMSLSQELDVLTQEVRHP